The following are encoded together in the Pseudomonas sediminis genome:
- the alr gene encoding alanine racemase codes for MRPLAAIVDLSAIAHNYAVAKRCAPGRQAFAVVKANAYGHGVREVVTALHEVADGFAVACLEEAAEVRAMHGEARILLLEGCFEASEYAIAAQLGLDLVLQSTAQAEALITSELVRPLNVWLKLDSGMHRLGFDAASLRQWHARLEDAEQVAELNLLSHFACADERGHPLTELQVERFLDLLDLDFNHRSLANSAAVLTIPAAHMDWLRPGIMLYGATPFAELSARELGLKPAMTLAARVIAVREVAVGESVGYGASWVAERPSRIATVSCGYADGYPRHAPSGTPVLIEGQRAKLAGRVSMDMLAVDITDLPEADVDSPVELWGSQLPVDEVATACGTIGYELLSKVTARVPRRYIG; via the coding sequence ATGCGTCCGCTTGCCGCCATCGTCGACCTCTCTGCCATCGCTCATAACTACGCCGTGGCCAAGCGCTGCGCGCCCGGGCGCCAGGCCTTTGCCGTGGTCAAGGCCAACGCCTATGGTCATGGTGTGCGCGAGGTGGTCACGGCGCTGCACGAGGTTGCCGATGGCTTCGCCGTGGCCTGTCTGGAGGAGGCGGCCGAGGTGCGCGCCATGCACGGTGAGGCGCGCATCCTGCTGCTTGAGGGTTGTTTCGAGGCCAGTGAATATGCCATCGCCGCGCAACTTGGGCTGGATCTGGTGCTGCAGAGCACGGCGCAGGCCGAGGCGCTGATTACCAGTGAGCTGGTGCGTCCGCTCAACGTCTGGCTCAAGCTGGATTCGGGCATGCACCGCCTCGGTTTCGATGCCGCCAGCCTGCGCCAGTGGCATGCGCGGCTCGAAGATGCCGAGCAGGTTGCCGAGCTCAACCTGCTTAGCCATTTCGCTTGTGCCGACGAGCGCGGCCATCCGCTGACTGAGCTGCAGGTCGAGCGTTTTCTCGATCTGCTGGATCTGGATTTCAATCATCGTTCGTTGGCCAATTCGGCGGCCGTGCTGACCATTCCGGCGGCGCATATGGATTGGCTGCGCCCCGGCATCATGCTCTACGGCGCCACGCCATTCGCCGAACTGAGTGCGCGCGAATTGGGGCTGAAACCGGCCATGACCCTGGCTGCGCGGGTGATCGCCGTGCGTGAGGTGGCAGTCGGTGAAAGCGTTGGTTATGGCGCGTCCTGGGTGGCCGAGCGGCCCTCGCGTATTGCCACGGTCAGCTGTGGTTATGCCGATGGTTATCCACGCCATGCGCCCAGTGGTACACCGGTGTTGATCGAGGGGCAGCGTGCCAAGCTGGCGGGCAGGGTGTCGATGGACATGCTGGCGGTGGATATCACGGACCTACCGGAAGCCGATGTCGATTCACCGGTGGAGCTGTGGGGCAGCCAGTTGCCGGTGGATGAAGTGGCCACGGCTTGCGGCACTATCGGCTACGAGCTGCTGAGCAAGGTCACCGCGCGGGTACCGCGGCGCTATATCGGCTAG
- a CDS encoding YgiQ family radical SAM protein has product MQAAKPLFDYPKYWAECFGPAPFLPMSREEMDQLGWDSCDIIIVTGDAYVDHPSFGMAIIGRLLEAQGFRVGIIAQPNWQSKDDFMKLGEPNLFFGVAAGNMDSMINRYTADKKIRSDDAYTPGGLAGKRPDRASLVYSQRCKEAYSHVPVVLGGIEASLRRIAHYDYWQDKVRRSILMDATADILLYGNAERAVVEIAQRLSRGEQVETISDVRGTAFIRRDTPEGWYEVDSTRIDRPGRVDKIINPYVNTQDTEACAIEQAKGEVEDPNEAKVVQILDSPRMTRDKTVIRLPSFEKVRNDPVLYAHANRVLHLETNPGNARALVQKHGEVDVWFNPPPIPMTTEEMDYVFGMPYARVPHPAYGKEKIPAYEMIRFSVNIMRGCFGGCTFCSITEHEGRIIQNRSHESIIREIEEMRDKVPGFTGVVSDLGGPTANMYRIACKDPEIEKHCRKPSCVFPGICENLNTDHSSLIELYRKARALPGVKKILIASGLRYDLAVESPEYVKELVTHHVGGYLKIAPEHTERGPLDKMMKPGIGSYDRFKQMFEKFSKEAGKEQYLIPYFIAAHPGTTDEDMMNLALWLKRNGFRADQVQAFYPSPMATATAMYHSGKNPLRKVTYKSDGVEIVKSEQQRRLHKAFLRYHDPKGWPLLREALTRMGRSDLIGPAKHQLIPAHQPAADDGYQSARRKNSTPAGSKKVGNAGKILTQHTGLPPRASDGSKPWDKREQAKAAAEARNQQAARERAGAGKGKGKKPSKKPAVPR; this is encoded by the coding sequence ATGCAAGCCGCCAAGCCGTTGTTCGACTATCCCAAGTATTGGGCCGAGTGTTTCGGGCCTGCACCGTTCCTGCCGATGAGCAGGGAGGAGATGGATCAGCTCGGCTGGGATTCGTGCGACATCATCATCGTCACCGGTGATGCCTACGTCGACCATCCTTCGTTCGGCATGGCGATCATCGGCCGTCTGCTGGAAGCCCAGGGCTTTCGCGTGGGCATCATCGCCCAGCCGAACTGGCAGTCGAAAGACGACTTCATGAAGCTCGGAGAGCCGAACCTGTTCTTCGGTGTTGCAGCCGGCAACATGGACTCGATGATCAACCGCTATACCGCCGACAAGAAGATTCGCTCCGACGACGCCTATACGCCCGGCGGCCTGGCCGGCAAGCGCCCGGATCGCGCCAGCCTGGTCTATAGCCAGCGCTGCAAGGAAGCCTACAGCCACGTTCCGGTGGTGCTGGGCGGTATCGAGGCATCCTTGCGCCGTATCGCCCATTACGACTACTGGCAGGACAAGGTCCGCCGTTCGATCCTCATGGACGCCACCGCCGATATCCTGCTCTACGGCAATGCCGAGCGCGCAGTGGTCGAGATCGCTCAGCGTCTGTCGCGTGGCGAGCAGGTCGAAACCATCAGCGATGTACGCGGCACGGCTTTCATTCGGCGTGACACGCCCGAAGGCTGGTATGAGGTCGATTCCACCCGTATCGATCGGCCGGGCCGCGTCGACAAGATCATCAACCCCTACGTCAATACTCAGGACACCGAGGCCTGTGCCATCGAGCAGGCAAAAGGCGAGGTCGAAGACCCCAACGAAGCCAAGGTGGTGCAGATTCTCGACAGCCCGCGCATGACCCGCGACAAGACGGTGATCCGTCTGCCGTCGTTCGAGAAGGTGCGCAACGACCCCGTGCTCTATGCTCACGCCAACCGCGTGCTGCACCTGGAAACCAACCCGGGCAACGCCCGCGCGCTGGTGCAGAAGCATGGCGAGGTGGACGTGTGGTTCAACCCGCCACCCATCCCCATGACCACCGAGGAAATGGACTACGTGTTCGGCATGCCCTACGCGCGCGTGCCGCACCCGGCCTATGGCAAGGAGAAGATCCCGGCCTACGAGATGATCCGCTTCTCGGTGAACATCATGCGTGGCTGCTTCGGCGGCTGCACCTTCTGCTCGATCACCGAGCACGAGGGGCGCATCATCCAGAACCGCTCGCACGAGTCGATCATCCGCGAGATCGAGGAAATGCGCGACAAGGTGCCGGGTTTCACCGGCGTGGTTTCCGACCTTGGCGGGCCGACCGCCAACATGTACCGCATTGCCTGCAAGGACCCGGAGATCGAGAAGCACTGCCGCAAGCCGTCGTGCGTGTTCCCCGGTATCTGCGAGAACCTCAATACCGATCACAGCTCCCTGATCGAGCTGTACCGCAAGGCTCGCGCGCTGCCGGGGGTGAAGAAGATCCTGATCGCTTCCGGCCTGCGCTATGACCTGGCGGTGGAATCGCCGGAGTACGTCAAGGAACTGGTGACCCACCACGTCGGCGGTTACCTCAAGATCGCGCCGGAGCACACCGAGCGTGGCCCGCTGGACAAGATGATGAAGCCGGGGATCGGCAGCTACGACCGCTTCAAGCAGATGTTCGAGAAGTTCTCGAAAGAGGCGGGCAAGGAGCAGTACCTGATCCCGTACTTCATCGCCGCGCACCCCGGCACCACCGACGAGGACATGATGAACCTCGCCCTGTGGCTCAAGCGCAACGGTTTCCGCGCTGACCAGGTGCAGGCCTTCTACCCCTCGCCGATGGCCACCGCCACCGCCATGTATCACTCGGGCAAGAACCCGCTGCGCAAGGTCACCTACAAGAGCGACGGTGTCGAGATCGTCAAGAGCGAGCAACAGCGTCGTTTGCACAAGGCGTTCCTGCGCTATCACGATCCGAAAGGGTGGCCGCTGCTGCGTGAAGCGCTGACGCGCATGGGCCGCAGTGATCTGATCGGCCCGGCCAAGCATCAACTGATTCCGGCCCACCAGCCGGCTGCTGATGATGGCTACCAGAGTGCGCGGCGCAAGAACTCGACGCCCGCCGGCAGCAAGAAGGTTGGTAATGCAGGCAAGATCCTGACCCAGCACACCGGCTTGCCCCCTCGCGCCAGCGACGGCAGCAAACCCTGGGACAAGCGCGAGCAGGCCAAAGCAGCGGCCGAGGCGCGTAATCAACAGGCTGCGCGCGAGCGCGCCGGCGCGGGTAAAGGCAAGGGCAAGAAACCGTCGAAGAAGCCAGCAGTACCGCGCTGA
- a CDS encoding parallel beta-helix domain-containing protein: protein MRLAAPSVIALSLLLAACGESEAPPVASLDFQKQLQTQLIKAKPGEVIEIPAGTWQLDRSLSLKVSGVTLRGAGMDQTILNFKGQKSGAEGLLVDASDFTIEDLALEDTKGDALKVVGGQNIIIRRVRTEWTNGPATENGAYGIYPVQTENVLIDGVVAIGASDAGIYVGQSRNVVVRNSRAERNVAGIEIENTIGADVYDNVATGNTGGILVFNMPNLPQPGHTTRVYRNKVKGNNHKNFGHKGTPVASVPAGSGVLVNSNDRVEIFDNDIGDHRTANVIVSSYFSTGYTDLSTTDDFDPYPEAIHIHGNRFGPGGDSPDNLEIKALRLAKFGLNGRLPDILWDGYVNPEKLVDGKLPVELAICIDNGEAGIVNVDGPGGYKNISTDIEPHRCELPRLPAVELRAALAEAGE from the coding sequence ATGCGCCTTGCTGCTCCTTCTGTTATCGCTCTGTCCCTGTTGTTGGCTGCATGTGGGGAGAGCGAAGCGCCGCCCGTGGCCAGTCTCGACTTTCAGAAGCAACTGCAGACGCAACTGATCAAGGCCAAGCCGGGTGAGGTGATCGAGATCCCTGCGGGCACCTGGCAGCTTGACCGTAGCCTGAGTCTCAAGGTCAGTGGTGTGACGTTGCGCGGCGCCGGCATGGATCAGACCATCCTCAACTTCAAAGGGCAGAAGTCGGGGGCCGAAGGGCTGCTGGTGGACGCCTCCGACTTCACTATCGAGGATCTGGCGCTGGAGGACACCAAGGGTGATGCGCTCAAGGTCGTGGGCGGTCAGAACATCATCATCCGCCGTGTACGTACCGAGTGGACCAATGGCCCGGCTACCGAGAATGGTGCCTATGGCATCTACCCGGTGCAGACCGAGAACGTGCTGATCGACGGCGTGGTGGCCATCGGTGCTTCGGACGCCGGCATCTACGTCGGCCAGTCGCGCAACGTAGTGGTGCGCAACAGCCGTGCCGAGCGCAACGTCGCCGGTATCGAAATCGAGAACACCATCGGTGCCGACGTTTACGACAACGTCGCCACTGGCAATACCGGCGGCATCCTGGTGTTCAACATGCCCAATTTGCCACAGCCAGGACACACCACGCGGGTCTACCGCAACAAGGTCAAGGGCAACAACCACAAGAACTTCGGCCACAAGGGCACGCCGGTCGCCAGTGTGCCGGCGGGCTCTGGAGTGCTGGTTAACTCCAACGACAGGGTGGAAATCTTCGATAACGATATTGGCGACCACCGCACTGCCAACGTCATCGTCAGCAGTTACTTCAGTACCGGTTATACCGATCTATCCACGACCGATGATTTCGACCCCTACCCGGAGGCCATCCATATCCATGGCAATCGCTTCGGCCCGGGCGGTGACAGCCCTGACAACCTCGAAATCAAGGCCCTGAGGCTGGCCAAGTTCGGGCTCAATGGGCGCTTGCCGGACATCCTCTGGGATGGCTACGTGAACCCTGAGAAACTGGTCGACGGCAAACTGCCGGTGGAGCTGGCCATCTGCATCGACAATGGCGAGGCGGGTATCGTCAATGTCGATGGGCCAGGCGGCTACAAGAACATCAGCACCGACATCGAGCCGCATCGCTGCGAGTTGCCTCGTCTTCCTGCCGTCGAGCTGCGTGCAGCCCTGGCCGAGGCAGGTGAGTGA
- the rpsR gene encoding 30S ribosomal protein S18, whose protein sequence is MARFFRRRKFCRFTAEDVKEIDFKDLNTLKAYISETGKIVPSRITGTKARYQRQLATAIKRARFLALLPYTDSHGR, encoded by the coding sequence ATGGCACGTTTCTTCCGTCGTCGTAAATTCTGCCGCTTCACCGCTGAAGACGTGAAAGAGATCGATTTCAAAGATCTCAACACCCTGAAAGCCTACATCTCGGAAACCGGCAAAATCGTTCCTAGCCGTATCACCGGTACCAAGGCTCGTTATCAGCGTCAGCTGGCCACCGCTATCAAGCGCGCCCGCTTCCTGGCCCTGCTGCCCTACACCGACAGCCACGGCCGCTGA
- a CDS encoding diguanylate cyclase domain-containing protein: MPRRFAFLLALLLGLSITGPAAASVVLTDASSGMPLNAHIELLEDTQGTLTIDDLASPEQQSRFQPANGRASVGQSLNPWWIKLTLQRDMYAPAYWVLEVGSVTQLDLQLYLPDGQGGWQLRQSGERVPFSENRDHPYRRMVFDLPTLGEQPKTLYLRAFDPAGNSFPLRVWQLEDLTQLATRENLALGAIYGVVFALLLYNLFILISLRDKAYFWYVLTTAFALLFIMSMTGHGAQYLWPNHAVPVWLDRITLPSLWGLFASRFTQTLLQTRIYARWAHHLLNMACVIYLIAIVLTLYDQRYLAAWAIALLSLTSIPAALGSAVIRWRQGFFPAQLYLYGYGLVLGSVAILLLRTTGVLQPAEWNAYVFPLAVAAESILFSFALAYRIQILKQERAVALQQADREKTARLAQLQASADELQAAVTARTAELAATNEQLRERERELQHAAFHDSLTELPNRRYLVERCESALAHAERHNESVALLLIDLDHFKPINDRFGHAAGDLMLQVVAMRLREHVRAGDAVARLGGDEFAALICGSDAEGQAREIAERLLAELSEPVHYGAERLRVTISIGVALYPRHAKNFTGLYKAADMALYRVKELGRSGSRVHGDDGELSEQACLELDVLKVPSGLA; encoded by the coding sequence ATGCCGCGGCGCTTCGCCTTTCTGCTCGCTCTTCTGCTGGGACTGTCGATCACGGGCCCGGCAGCGGCGTCAGTGGTACTCACCGACGCCAGCAGCGGCATGCCGCTCAATGCGCATATCGAGTTGCTGGAAGACACCCAAGGCACCCTGACCATCGACGACCTTGCCAGCCCTGAGCAGCAGTCGCGCTTTCAACCCGCCAACGGCCGAGCCAGTGTCGGCCAGAGCCTCAATCCCTGGTGGATCAAACTCACTCTGCAACGCGACATGTACGCTCCCGCCTACTGGGTACTGGAGGTGGGCTCAGTGACTCAGCTGGACCTGCAGCTCTATCTCCCTGACGGCCAGGGTGGCTGGCAGTTGCGTCAGTCCGGCGAGCGAGTCCCCTTCAGCGAAAACCGCGACCATCCGTACCGACGCATGGTGTTCGACCTACCGACCCTGGGTGAGCAGCCAAAGACCCTCTACTTGCGTGCCTTCGACCCGGCAGGCAACTCCTTCCCGCTGCGAGTCTGGCAACTCGAAGACCTCACGCAACTGGCCACCCGCGAGAACCTGGCGCTCGGGGCCATCTACGGCGTGGTTTTCGCGCTGCTGTTGTACAACCTGTTCATCCTCATCTCGCTGCGCGACAAGGCCTATTTCTGGTATGTGCTGACCACTGCTTTCGCCCTGCTGTTCATCATGAGCATGACCGGCCATGGCGCACAGTACCTGTGGCCAAACCATGCGGTGCCGGTATGGCTCGATCGCATCACCCTACCTTCACTATGGGGCCTGTTCGCCAGCCGCTTCACCCAGACACTGTTGCAGACACGTATCTACGCGCGCTGGGCGCATCACCTGCTGAACATGGCCTGCGTGATCTACCTGATCGCCATCGTTCTGACCCTGTACGATCAGCGCTACCTCGCTGCCTGGGCCATCGCCCTGCTGTCGCTGACCAGCATCCCTGCTGCCCTGGGCAGCGCCGTAATCCGCTGGCGCCAGGGTTTCTTCCCAGCGCAGCTGTATCTGTACGGCTACGGGTTGGTCCTGGGCAGTGTCGCCATTCTGCTGCTGCGTACCACCGGCGTGCTGCAGCCGGCCGAGTGGAATGCCTACGTGTTCCCTCTGGCAGTGGCTGCCGAATCCATCCTGTTCTCCTTCGCCCTGGCCTATCGCATCCAGATCCTCAAACAGGAGCGCGCCGTTGCCTTGCAACAGGCAGATCGCGAGAAAACCGCACGTTTGGCGCAACTGCAGGCCAGCGCCGATGAACTGCAAGCTGCAGTGACCGCACGCACCGCCGAGCTGGCCGCAACCAACGAACAGTTACGCGAACGCGAGCGCGAACTGCAGCACGCCGCCTTCCATGACTCGCTGACCGAACTGCCCAACCGGCGCTACCTGGTCGAGCGCTGCGAGTCGGCCCTGGCTCATGCCGAACGGCACAATGAAAGCGTGGCATTGCTGTTGATCGATCTGGACCATTTCAAACCCATCAATGACCGCTTCGGTCACGCCGCTGGCGACCTGATGCTGCAGGTAGTCGCCATGCGCCTGCGTGAGCACGTTCGCGCCGGTGATGCGGTTGCACGTCTGGGCGGCGATGAATTCGCCGCACTGATCTGCGGTAGCGATGCCGAAGGCCAGGCCCGAGAAATCGCTGAGCGCTTGCTGGCCGAGCTATCCGAGCCCGTGCACTACGGCGCCGAGCGCCTGCGCGTAACCATCAGCATCGGCGTAGCGCTCTATCCGCGCCATGCGAAGAACTTCACCGGGCTGTACAAGGCGGCAGACATGGCCCTTTACCGGGTGAAGGAACTGGGCCGCTCCGGCTCGCGCGTGCATGGCGACGATGGCGAACTCAGCGAACAGGCCTGCCTGGAGCTGGACGTACTTAAAGTCCCCAGCGGCCTGGCCTAG
- the dnaB gene encoding replicative DNA helicase, whose amino-acid sequence MNDISIPEQYDLQTAALKVPPHSIEAEQSVLGGLMLDNNAWERVLDGVSDVDFYRHDHRLIFRAIFKLAERNEPFDVVTLSEQLDKEGQLSQVGGLAYLAELAKNTPSVANIKAYAQIIRERATLRKLISISNEIADSAYAPEGRTGEEILDEAERLIFQIAEDRPKTGGPVGINDILVKAIDRIDTLFNNGDAITGLSTGFDDLDNLTSGLQPADMIIVAGRPSMGKTTFAMNLVENALMRSDKAILVYSLEMPSESIVIRMLASLGRIDQTKVRAGQLDDDDWPRLTSAVNLLNDRKLFIDDTAGISPSEMRARTRRLAREHGEIGLIMVDYLQLMQIPGSSGDSRVNEISEISRSLKGLAKEFNCPVIALSQLNRGLEQRPNKRPINSDLRESGAIEQDADIILFVYRDEVYHPETEYKGVAEIIIGKQRNGPLGTARLAFLGKYSRFENLAPGSYQFDDE is encoded by the coding sequence ATGAACGACATCAGCATTCCCGAGCAATACGACCTGCAGACTGCCGCCCTGAAAGTGCCTCCGCACTCCATCGAGGCGGAACAGTCGGTGCTCGGCGGCCTGATGCTCGACAACAACGCCTGGGAGCGTGTGCTCGATGGTGTGTCGGATGTCGATTTCTATCGCCACGACCACCGGCTGATCTTCCGCGCCATCTTCAAGCTGGCCGAGCGTAACGAACCCTTCGACGTGGTGACCCTGTCCGAGCAGTTGGACAAGGAAGGGCAGCTGTCGCAAGTCGGTGGCCTGGCTTATCTTGCCGAGCTGGCGAAGAACACGCCGTCGGTGGCCAACATCAAGGCCTATGCGCAGATCATTCGCGAACGCGCCACCCTGCGCAAACTGATCAGCATCAGCAACGAGATTGCCGACAGTGCCTACGCCCCGGAAGGCCGCACCGGCGAGGAGATTCTCGACGAGGCGGAGCGGCTGATCTTTCAGATTGCCGAGGATCGCCCCAAGACCGGTGGGCCGGTGGGCATCAACGATATTCTGGTCAAGGCCATCGACCGCATCGACACGCTGTTCAACAACGGTGACGCGATTACCGGCCTGTCCACCGGCTTCGATGACCTGGATAACCTGACCAGCGGCCTGCAGCCGGCCGACATGATCATCGTCGCCGGCCGTCCGTCGATGGGTAAGACCACCTTCGCCATGAACCTGGTGGAAAACGCTTTGATGCGTAGCGACAAGGCGATTCTGGTCTACTCGCTGGAAATGCCGTCGGAGTCCATCGTCATTCGTATGCTCGCCTCGCTGGGGCGCATTGACCAGACCAAGGTGCGTGCCGGTCAGCTCGACGACGATGACTGGCCGCGCCTGACCAGTGCGGTCAACCTGCTCAACGACCGCAAGCTGTTCATCGACGATACCGCCGGTATTTCCCCGAGCGAGATGCGGGCGCGCACGCGGCGTCTGGCACGCGAGCACGGTGAGATCGGCCTGATCATGGTCGACTACCTGCAGCTGATGCAGATTCCCGGTTCCAGCGGCGATAGCCGGGTCAACGAGATTTCCGAGATCTCGCGCTCGCTCAAGGGCCTGGCCAAGGAATTCAACTGCCCGGTCATTGCCCTGTCGCAGCTCAACCGTGGCCTGGAGCAGCGCCCCAACAAGCGCCCGATCAACTCCGACCTGCGCGAATCCGGTGCGATCGAGCAGGACGCCGACATCATCCTGTTCGTCTACCGCGACGAGGTGTACCACCCGGAGACCGAGTACAAGGGCGTGGCCGAGATCATCATCGGTAAGCAGCGTAACGGCCCACTGGGTACGGCACGCCTGGCCTTCCTCGGTAAGTATTCGCGCTTCGAGAACCTGGCACCGGGTAGCTACCAGTTCGACGACGAATAA
- the rplI gene encoding 50S ribosomal protein L9 → MEVILLEKIANLGNLGDKVNVKAGYGRNFLLPQGKATAATEANVAAFEARRAELEKAAAEKKASAETRAAQLAELEVTITATAGDEGKLFGSIGTHDIADALTASGVEVAKAEVRLPNGTIRQVGEYDVAVHLHTDVEATVKVIVVAA, encoded by the coding sequence ATGGAAGTCATCCTGCTGGAAAAAATCGCCAATCTGGGCAACCTGGGCGACAAAGTGAACGTTAAAGCCGGTTACGGCCGTAACTTCCTGCTGCCGCAAGGCAAAGCCACCGCTGCCACCGAAGCCAACGTTGCTGCTTTCGAAGCACGTCGCGCCGAGCTGGAAAAAGCTGCTGCCGAGAAGAAAGCTTCTGCTGAAACTCGCGCTGCTCAGCTGGCAGAGCTGGAAGTCACCATCACCGCCACCGCTGGCGATGAAGGCAAGCTGTTCGGTTCCATCGGCACCCACGACATCGCTGACGCCCTGACCGCCTCCGGCGTGGAAGTGGCCAAAGCTGAAGTTCGTCTGCCGAACGGCACCATTCGCCAGGTTGGCGAATACGACGTAGCTGTGCACCTGCACACCGACGTCGAAGCCACCGTCAAGGTGATCGTGGTCGCTGCTTAA
- a CDS encoding class I SAM-dependent methyltransferase, which produces MHTLERIYPLKMDERLAADQATLDLHMQRYEFASDSLAGTRVLDMACGCGYGSALLAERHPDKQITGIDIDPEAIAYAQANYQRPNLRYQCANAETFADSAGFDSIVSLETIEHLPDPVRLVENLSRLLAHGGCIIASVPTTPTLDGNPHHLHDFSPASFARLFRRHGLRPHERFEQIQHWEFSGLFKKSEKKEARQHRSEGVGNAVLAYYRSHPLYLFRRLWSILRYGPSNRYLTCRFSAD; this is translated from the coding sequence ATGCACACCCTCGAACGCATCTATCCGTTGAAGATGGATGAGCGCCTGGCCGCCGACCAGGCCACTCTCGACCTGCACATGCAGCGCTATGAATTCGCCAGCGACTCGCTGGCAGGCACGCGCGTGCTCGACATGGCGTGTGGCTGTGGTTACGGCAGTGCATTGCTGGCTGAACGGCATCCGGACAAGCAGATCACCGGTATCGACATCGACCCCGAAGCCATTGCCTACGCGCAGGCGAATTATCAACGCCCCAACCTGCGCTATCAGTGCGCCAACGCCGAAACCTTCGCCGACAGCGCAGGCTTCGACAGTATCGTCAGCCTGGAGACCATCGAGCACCTGCCGGACCCGGTGCGCCTGGTAGAAAACCTCTCACGACTGCTGGCCCATGGTGGCTGCATCATTGCCTCGGTGCCGACCACGCCAACGCTCGACGGCAACCCGCACCATCTGCATGATTTCAGCCCAGCCAGCTTCGCCCGCCTGTTCCGTCGCCATGGCTTGCGCCCGCATGAGCGCTTCGAGCAGATCCAGCACTGGGAATTTTCCGGACTGTTCAAGAAGTCGGAGAAAAAAGAGGCCCGCCAGCACCGCTCGGAAGGTGTCGGCAATGCCGTGCTGGCGTACTACCGCAGCCACCCGCTGTATCTGTTCAGGCGCTTGTGGTCGATACTGCGCTACGGCCCGAGCAACCGTTACCTGACCTGCCGTTTCAGCGCTGACTGA
- a CDS encoding SO2930 family diheme c-type cytochrome, translated as MKHAWLLIAAVLLAACEQARTPLYLPSSEDYPQKLSAWGVLQQRDGQLQPVEGVQPYDLNTPLFTDYAHKLRTVWMPQGSHARYAETRFDYPVGTVLSKTFYYPVDAQGRLLRSEQHGAEAVVLKRVRLIETRILLRQEQGWVALPYVWDDAQREATLDWAGASFDLQLHDEAGEVLAVDYQVPDANQCAGCHEEQAGKGVQPLGPKASHLNKDFAYADGVANQLQHWQSIGFLQGMPADMASVPRNALWSAPREGEVLEHQARSYLDANCSHCHNPEGPGRTSGLYLDPATPLSIAYGLCKQPVAAGKGSGDRLVDIHPGAPEKSVLSFRLHSTDPSIMMPELGRSTSHREGLEVIDRWIASLDGEC; from the coding sequence ATGAAGCACGCCTGGCTGTTGATTGCCGCTGTACTGCTCGCGGCATGCGAGCAGGCACGCACGCCTCTGTATCTGCCCAGCAGCGAGGACTATCCGCAGAAGCTCAGCGCATGGGGTGTGCTGCAGCAGCGTGACGGCCAGCTGCAGCCGGTCGAAGGCGTGCAGCCCTACGATCTGAACACGCCACTGTTCACCGATTACGCGCACAAGTTGCGTACTGTCTGGATGCCCCAGGGTAGCCACGCTCGCTATGCCGAAACACGTTTCGATTACCCCGTCGGCACCGTGCTGAGCAAAACCTTCTACTACCCGGTCGATGCCCAGGGTCGGCTGCTGCGCAGTGAGCAGCACGGCGCCGAGGCGGTGGTGCTGAAACGGGTGCGGCTGATCGAGACGCGTATTCTGCTGCGCCAGGAGCAGGGTTGGGTCGCCCTTCCTTACGTCTGGGACGATGCGCAACGCGAGGCCACCCTGGACTGGGCAGGCGCCAGTTTCGACCTGCAACTGCATGATGAAGCGGGCGAGGTGCTGGCGGTCGACTATCAGGTGCCCGATGCCAACCAGTGCGCGGGGTGTCACGAGGAGCAGGCGGGCAAGGGCGTACAGCCGTTGGGGCCGAAGGCGAGCCATCTGAACAAGGATTTCGCCTACGCCGATGGTGTGGCCAACCAGTTGCAGCATTGGCAGAGCATCGGCTTCCTGCAAGGTATGCCGGCTGACATGGCAAGCGTGCCACGCAATGCCCTGTGGAGCGCGCCGCGCGAAGGGGAGGTGCTGGAACATCAGGCGCGCAGTTATCTGGATGCCAACTGCTCGCACTGCCATAACCCTGAAGGGCCGGGTCGCACCTCGGGTTTGTATCTCGATCCGGCTACGCCGCTGAGCATCGCCTATGGCCTGTGCAAGCAACCAGTGGCCGCGGGCAAGGGCTCCGGCGACCGCTTGGTGGACATCCACCCCGGTGCGCCGGAAAAGTCGGTGCTGAGCTTCCGTCTGCACAGCACCGATCCCAGCATCATGATGCCCGAGCTTGGGCGCTCAACCTCCCACCGCGAAGGACTGGAGGTGATCGACCGTTGGATCGCCAGTCTCGACGGCGAGTGTTGA